A stretch of Aphelocoma coerulescens isolate FSJ_1873_10779 chromosome 1A, UR_Acoe_1.0, whole genome shotgun sequence DNA encodes these proteins:
- the SOCS2 gene encoding suppressor of cytokine signaling 2: protein MTLRSAESLESAESSGERWGHPGAAAPVAEESREAEQLAAAMEELRRAGWYWGNMTVAEAKERLQDAPEGTFLVRDSSHSEYLLTISVKTSAGPTNLRIEYQDGKFRLDSITCVRSRLKQFNSVVHLIEYYVLMCKDRTETPSNGTVHLYLNKPLYTSAPSLQHRCRIAINKSTNQIWELPLPTRLKKYLKEYQYQV, encoded by the exons atGACCCTGCGCTCCGCCGAGTCCCTGGAGAGCGCGGAGAGCTCCGGGGAGCGCTGGGGGCaccccggggcggcggcgcccgTTGCCGAGGAGTCCCGTGAGGCGGAGCAGCTGGCCGCGGCTATGGAGGAACTGCGGCGGGCAG GCTGGTACTGGGGCAACATGACTGTTGCTGAAGCCAAAGAAAGATTACAGGATGCCCCCGAAGGAACCTTTTTGGTTAGGGATAGTTCACATTCAGAGTATCTACTAACTATATCGGTAAAAACATCAGCGGGACCGACCAACCTACGTATAGAATATCAAGATGGCAAGTTTAGACTGGACTCTATCACTTGTGTCAGATCTAGACTTAAACAGTTCAACAGTGTTGTACATTTGATTGAGTACTATGTTCTTATGTGCAAGGACAGAACTGAAACACCTTCAAATGGAACAGTTCATCTTTACTTGAACAAACCCCTCTATACGTCTGCTCCATCTCTGCAACACCGCTGCAGGATAGCTATAAACAAGAGCACAAATCAGATTTGGGAGCTGCCATTACCAACAAGACTGAAAAAGTACTTGAAAGAATACCAATACCAggtataa